The genomic DNA TGAGGTTCCTGCCACTTGCATAGATCACCTCCACGTCGCCCGCGGCCCTGTTCCTGATTCCATCGAGCGCGGTTGCCACGTACGGGGGCCTGACCCTGCTGCTGCCGTGGTCGCCAATGTTTTTTTTCGACGCCAGTGAGCCGATGATTGCCAGCTTTTTTATCGAACGTTTTTGAAGCGGTAGAGCCCCAGCCTCGTTCTTGAGCAGGACGATCCCTTTCCTGGCGACCTCAAGGGCGAGATTCGCGTGCTCGGCGCCGGCGACCGTTGAAATGTCGTACGACCCCGGCTTGCCCACTGTGGAGAAACGCGCCTTTTGTCTCAGCACTCGCGTGACAGACTCGTCAATGACGCTTACGGGCACCTTGCCGCGCTTGACCTTGTGCTTGAACCCCGGCCCGTAGCGCCACCTGTACGGCATCTCGATGTCGAGGCCCGCCAGCGCGCCCAATCTTCCATCTCTCAAACCCAGAGTGAAGTCGGACATCACAAAACCGTCGAAACCCCAATCGCGCTTGAGTATGTCACGCAGGAGGCGCGTGTTGTGACCGCAGTACTCGCCGTTGACCTGGTTGTAAGCGCTCATGATTGAGGCGGCGCCCGCGCCGACGCACCGCTTGAAGTGTGGGAGGTAGATTTCCCGCAGCGTACGCTCATCGACGCGCACGTCCACGAAGAAGCGCGCCTCCTCCATGCTGTTGCACGCGAAGTGCTTGACGCACGCCATCACGTGCCGCTGTACGCCTTTGACGGTTGCCACGCCCATGACTCCAAGCAGGTGCGGATCCTCACCGAACGTCTCTTGCGCCCGTCCCCAGCCGGGGTGCCTCGGCAC from Candidatus Anoxymicrobium japonicum includes the following:
- a CDS encoding glycosyl hydrolase; its protein translation is MDNGAANITFDDVITAEEGLMRERSIAALVKRMSLGEKLRQMAGSTSLAGLGLMAINYGSATWNSGRNKRLGIPPIKFTDGPRGICLNHSTCFPVAIARGATWDEALAERVGSAMGIEARAQGANFFGGVCVNVPRHPGWGRAQETFGEDPHLLGVMGVATVKGVQRHVMACVKHFACNSMEEARFFVDVRVDERTLREIYLPHFKRCVGAGAASIMSAYNQVNGEYCGHNTRLLRDILKRDWGFDGFVMSDFTLGLRDGRLGALAGLDIEMPYRWRYGPGFKHKVKRGKVPVSVIDESVTRVLRQKARFSTVGKPGSYDISTVAGAEHANLALEVARKGIVLLKNEAGALPLQKRSIKKLAIIGSLASKKNIGDHGSSRVRPPYVATALDGIRNRAAGDVEVIYASGRNLNRARLAARDADAVVVVAGLTHKDEGEFMPVIHTGGDRENLLLPLKQERLIKAVADENGRCVVVLEGGGAIVTTPWQDEVEAILMAWYPGMEGGNAVADILFGDVNPGGKLPMTFPASNEATAPFHK